Proteins encoded by one window of Polyodon spathula isolate WHYD16114869_AA chromosome 16, ASM1765450v1, whole genome shotgun sequence:
- the LOC121329013 gene encoding plasma membrane calcium-transporting ATPase 3-like isoform X3, giving the protein MGDLANSAVGFYPKAQRGGAAAEASHAGGFGCSLEELRELMELRGPEALQKVEESYGDVYELCRRLNSSPTEGLSDNPSDLEKRKQVFGQNFIAPKKAKSFLALVWEALQDVTLIILEIAAIISLGLSFYQPPGGETEACGDVSGGAEDEGEAEAGWIEGAAILLSVICVVLVTAFNDWSKEKQFRGLQSRIELEQKFTVIRNANLIQIHVAEIVVGDIAQVKYGDLLPADGVVIQSNDLKIDESSLTGESDHVKKSVEKDPMLLSGTHVMEGSGRMVVTAVGVNSQSGIIFTLLGAGEGEEEEEKKEKKAPTPPTPPADSAVANSVPAAAAAPTSAPDKHTSFTNGKQQDGVMENNLNKAKKQDGAVAMEMQPLKSAEGGEVEEKEKKRSNVNKKEKSVLQGKLTKLAVQIGKAGLVMSAITVIILVLYFVIETFVIEGRVWLTECTPVYVQYFVKFFIIGVTVLVVAVPEGLPLAVTISLAYSVKKMMKDNNLVRHLDACETMGNATAICSDKTGTLTTNRMTVVQSHVGDVTYREVPGPGVLSPMILDVLVSAIAVNSAYTTKIMPPDQEGGLPKQVGNKTECALLGFVQDLHRDYQAVRDQIPEEKLYKVYTFNSVRKSMSTVVCLPEGGFRLYSKGASEIILKKCTSILTASGEPRLFHPRDRDEMVKKVIEPMACEGLRTICIAYRDFPGTPEPDWDSESDIVGELTCICVVGIEDPVRPEVPEAIRKCQRAGITVRMVTGDNINTARAIAAKCGIIQAGEEFLCIDGKEFNRRIRNEKGEIEQERIDKIWPKLRVLARSSPTDKHTLVKGIIDSTVLEQRQVVAVTGDGTNDGPALKKADVGFAMGIAGTDVAKEASDIILTDDNFSSIVKAVMWGRNVYDSISKFLQFQLTVNVVAVIVAFTGACITQDSPLKAVQMLWVNLIMDTFASLALATEPPTESLLLRRPYGRNKPLISRTMMKNILGHAVYQLTIIFTLLFVGELFFNIDSGRNAPLHSPPSEHYTIIFNTFVLMQLFNEINARKIHGERNVFDSIFRNPIFCSIVLGTFLMQVVIVQWGGKPFSCAPLNVEQWLWCLFVGIGELLWGQLITSIPTSHLKCLKEAGHGPGQDEITDDELADDEDEIDHAERELRRGQILWFRGLNRIQTQMEVVSTFKRSGSFQGAVRRRSSVLSQLHEVTNISTPTHVVVSVGNATGTPVAGNSNSHDYFL; this is encoded by the exons gTCTCTCTGATAACCCCTCAGATCTTGAGAAGAGAAAACAGGTGTTTGGCCAGAACTTCATCGCTCCCAAGAAAGCAAAGAGTTTCCTTGCCCTGGTGTGGGAGGCCCTGCAGGATGTGACCCTGATCATACTGGAGATTGCAGCTATCATCTCCCTGGGACTGTCCTTCTACCAGCCCCCAGGCGGGGAGACTGAGG CTTGTGGGGATGTATCTGGAGGCGCGGAGGATGAAGGTGAGGCAGAGGCAGGGTGGATCGAGGGGGCAGCGATCCTGCTCTCTGTGATCTGTGTGGTTCTGGTCACAGCGTTCAACGATTGGAGCAAAGAGAAGCAGTTCCGGGGGCTGCAGAGCCGCATCGAGCTGGAGCAGAAATTCACTGTCATCAGAAACGCAAACCTTATTCAAATCCATGTTGCCGAGATCGTAGTGGGAGACATCGCACAGGTCAAATAcg GTGACCTGCTCCCTGCGGACGGGGTTGTGATCCAGAGCAACGACCTGAAGATCGATGAGAGCTCCCTGACCGGAGAGTCAGACCACGTGAAAAAATCCGTGGAGAAAGATCCCATGCTGCTGTCCG GGACCCACGTGATGGAGGGCTCTGGGAGGATGGTAGTCACTGCTGTGGGAGTGAACTCTCAGAGTGGGATCATCTTCACTTTACTGGGAgcgggggaaggagaggaagaggaggagaaaaaggagaagaaaG cccccacccccccgacccctCCAGCTGACTCTGCAGTTGCAAACTCCgtacctgctgctgctgctgcacccaccAGTGCCCCCGACAAACACACCAGCTTCACAAACG GAAAGCAGCAGGATGGAGTGATGGAAAACAATCTCAACAAAG CTAAGAAACAAGATGGTGCTGTCGCTATGGAGATGCAGCCCCTAAAGAGTGCAGAGGGGggggaggtggaggagaaagAGAAGAAGAGGAGCAACGTGAACAAGAAAGAGAAATCCGTCCTACAGGGCAAACTCACTAAGCTGGCAGTGCAGATCGGGAAAGCAG GTCTGGTCATGTCTGCAATCACAGTGATAATCCTGGTGCTGTACTTTGTGATCGAGACCTTCGTGATTGAGGGCAGGGTGTGGCTGACAGAGTGCACCCCAGTTTATGTCCAGTACTTTGTCAAATTCTTCATTATCGGGGTGACTGTGCTGGTTGTGGCTGTGCCTGAGGGGCTTCCCTTGGCTGTCACCATCTCGCTGGCATACTCCGTCAAG AAAATGATGAAGGATAACAACCTGGTGCGTCACCTGGATGCGTGTGAGACAATGGGCAATGCCACAGCCATCTGCTCTGACAAGACAGGCACACTGACCACTAACCGCATGACCGTGGTGCAGTCCCATGTGGGTGATGTCACCTACCGGGAGGTACCGGGCCCCGGAGTGCTGAGCCCAATGATACTGGACGTGCTAGTCAGCGCCATCGCCGTCAACAGCGCCTACACCACCAAGATAATG CCCCCAGACCAGGAGGGGGGTCTGCCAAAGCAGGTGGGCAATAAGACGGAGTGTGCTCTGCTGGGCTTCGTCCAGGACCTGCACAGAGACTACCAGGCTGTGAGGGATCAGATCCCTGAAGAGAAGCTCTACAAGGTTTACACCTTCAACTCTGTGCGCAAGAGCATGAGCACCGTGGTGTGCCTACCCGAGGGAGGGTTCAGGCTCTACAGCAAGGGGGCCTCTGAGATCATCCTCAAGAA gtGCACCAGTATCCTCACTGCCTCCGGGGAGCCCCGTTTATTCCACCCTCGCGATCGTGATGAGATGGTGAAGAAGGTGATTGAGCCGATGGCTTGTGAGGGTCTGCGTACGATCTGCATCGCTTACAGAGACTTCCCGGGAACGCCGGAGCCAGACTGGGACAGTGAGAGCGACATTGTGGGAGAGCTGACCTGCATCTGTGTGGTGGGGATTGAGGACCCTGTGAGGCCAGag gTCCCGGAAGCGATCAGAAAATGCCAGCGTGCAGGGATCACAGTGAGGATGGTGACTGGAGACAACATCAACACAGCGAGGGCTATCGCAGCAAAGTGTGGAATCATACAGGCAGGGGAGGAGTTCTTGTGTATCGATGGCAAGGAGTTCAACAGGAGAATCAGAAACGAGAAGGGAGAG ATTGAACAGGAGCGCATTGATAAGATTTGGCCAAAGCTGCGAGTTTTGGCACGCTCCTCACCCACTGACAAACACACCCTGGTGAAAG GTATCATTGACAGCACCGTGCTGGAGCAACGGCAGGTTGTCGCGGTAACGGGAGATGGCACCAATGACGGGCCGGCTCTGAAGAAGGCTGACGTGGGCTTTGCCATG GGTATCGCTGGCACAGACGTGGCGAAGGAGGCCTCTGACATCATCCTGACAGATGATAACTTCAGTAGCATTGTGAAGGCAGTGATGTGGGGCCGCAACGTTTACGACAGCATCTCCAAATTCCTGCAGTTCCAACTCACCGTCAATGTGGTGGCCGTCATTGTGGCTTTCACTGGGGCCTGCATCACACAG GACTCTCCCCTaaaggcagtgcagatgctctGGGTGAATCTCATCATGGACACGTTCGCCTCCCTCGCTCTCGCCACTGAGCCACCCACCGAGTCCCTGTTGCTGCGCAGACCGTACGGGAGGAACAAGCCACTCATCTCTAGGACCATGATGAAGAACATCCTGGGGCACGCTGTCTACCAGCTCACCATCATCTTCACACTGCTGTTTGTGG GTGAGCTGTTCTTCAATATCGACAGTGGTCGGAATGCCCCCCTGCACTCCCCCCCCTCGGAGCACTACACCATCATCTTCAACACCTTTGTACTGATGCAGCTCTTCAACGAGATCAACGCGCGCAAAATCCACGGTGAGAGGAACGTTTTCGACTCCATCTTCAGGAACCCCATCTTCTGCAGCATCGTGCTGGGCACCTTCTTGATGCAG gtCGTGATTGTGCAGTGGGGGGGGAAGCCCTTCAGCTGTGCACCCCTCAATGTGGAGCAGTGGCTCTGGTGCCTGTTTGTCGGAATTGGGGAGCTGCTGTGGGGGCAG CTCATCACCTCCATCCCCACCAGTCACCTGAAGTGCTTGAAAGAGGCAGGGCATGGGCCAGGCCAGGATGAGATCACAGATGATGAGCTGGCCGACGACGAGGATGAGATTGACCACgcagagagggagctgaggagaGGACAGATCCTGTGGTTCAGAGGACTGAACCGCATCCAGACACAG ATGGAGGTAGTGAGCACGTTCAAGCGGAGCGGTTCTTTCCAGGGTGCTGTGAGGCGCCGCTCCTCCGTCCTCAGTCAGCTCCATGAAGTAACCAATATTTCTACCCCCACTCACGTAGTTGTGTCTGTGGGCAATGCCACGGGCACGCCGGTCGCTGGGA
- the LOC121329013 gene encoding plasma membrane calcium-transporting ATPase 3-like isoform X8: protein MGDLANSAVGFYPKAQRGGAAAEASHAGGFGCSLEELRELMELRGPEALQKVEESYGDVYELCRRLNSSPTEGLSDNPSDLEKRKQVFGQNFIAPKKAKSFLALVWEALQDVTLIILEIAAIISLGLSFYQPPGGETEACGDVSGGAEDEGEAEAGWIEGAAILLSVICVVLVTAFNDWSKEKQFRGLQSRIELEQKFTVIRNANLIQIHVAEIVVGDIAQVKYGDLLPADGVVIQSNDLKIDESSLTGESDHVKKSVEKDPMLLSGTHVMEGSGRMVVTAVGVNSQSGIIFTLLGAGEGEEEEEKKEKKAKKQDGAVAMEMQPLKSAEGGEVEEKEKKRSNVNKKEKSVLQGKLTKLAVQIGKAGLVMSAITVIILVLYFVIETFVIEGRVWLTECTPVYVQYFVKFFIIGVTVLVVAVPEGLPLAVTISLAYSVKKMMKDNNLVRHLDACETMGNATAICSDKTGTLTTNRMTVVQSHVGDVTYREVPGPGVLSPMILDVLVSAIAVNSAYTTKIMPPDQEGGLPKQVGNKTECALLGFVQDLHRDYQAVRDQIPEEKLYKVYTFNSVRKSMSTVVCLPEGGFRLYSKGASEIILKKCTSILTASGEPRLFHPRDRDEMVKKVIEPMACEGLRTICIAYRDFPGTPEPDWDSESDIVGELTCICVVGIEDPVRPEVPEAIRKCQRAGITVRMVTGDNINTARAIAAKCGIIQAGEEFLCIDGKEFNRRIRNEKGEIEQERIDKIWPKLRVLARSSPTDKHTLVKGIIDSTVLEQRQVVAVTGDGTNDGPALKKADVGFAMGIAGTDVAKEASDIILTDDNFSSIVKAVMWGRNVYDSISKFLQFQLTVNVVAVIVAFTGACITQDSPLKAVQMLWVNLIMDTFASLALATEPPTESLLLRRPYGRNKPLISRTMMKNILGHAVYQLTIIFTLLFVGELFFNIDSGRNAPLHSPPSEHYTIIFNTFVLMQLFNEINARKIHGERNVFDSIFRNPIFCSIVLGTFLMQVVIVQWGGKPFSCAPLNVEQWLWCLFVGIGELLWGQLITSIPTSHLKCLKEAGHGPGQDEITDDELADDEDEIDHAERELRRGQILWFRGLNRIQTQMEVVSTFKRSGSFQGAVRRRSSVLSQLHEVTNISTPTHVVVSVGNATGTPVAGNPGGESIP, encoded by the exons gTCTCTCTGATAACCCCTCAGATCTTGAGAAGAGAAAACAGGTGTTTGGCCAGAACTTCATCGCTCCCAAGAAAGCAAAGAGTTTCCTTGCCCTGGTGTGGGAGGCCCTGCAGGATGTGACCCTGATCATACTGGAGATTGCAGCTATCATCTCCCTGGGACTGTCCTTCTACCAGCCCCCAGGCGGGGAGACTGAGG CTTGTGGGGATGTATCTGGAGGCGCGGAGGATGAAGGTGAGGCAGAGGCAGGGTGGATCGAGGGGGCAGCGATCCTGCTCTCTGTGATCTGTGTGGTTCTGGTCACAGCGTTCAACGATTGGAGCAAAGAGAAGCAGTTCCGGGGGCTGCAGAGCCGCATCGAGCTGGAGCAGAAATTCACTGTCATCAGAAACGCAAACCTTATTCAAATCCATGTTGCCGAGATCGTAGTGGGAGACATCGCACAGGTCAAATAcg GTGACCTGCTCCCTGCGGACGGGGTTGTGATCCAGAGCAACGACCTGAAGATCGATGAGAGCTCCCTGACCGGAGAGTCAGACCACGTGAAAAAATCCGTGGAGAAAGATCCCATGCTGCTGTCCG GGACCCACGTGATGGAGGGCTCTGGGAGGATGGTAGTCACTGCTGTGGGAGTGAACTCTCAGAGTGGGATCATCTTCACTTTACTGGGAgcgggggaaggagaggaagaggaggagaaaaaggagaagaaaG CTAAGAAACAAGATGGTGCTGTCGCTATGGAGATGCAGCCCCTAAAGAGTGCAGAGGGGggggaggtggaggagaaagAGAAGAAGAGGAGCAACGTGAACAAGAAAGAGAAATCCGTCCTACAGGGCAAACTCACTAAGCTGGCAGTGCAGATCGGGAAAGCAG GTCTGGTCATGTCTGCAATCACAGTGATAATCCTGGTGCTGTACTTTGTGATCGAGACCTTCGTGATTGAGGGCAGGGTGTGGCTGACAGAGTGCACCCCAGTTTATGTCCAGTACTTTGTCAAATTCTTCATTATCGGGGTGACTGTGCTGGTTGTGGCTGTGCCTGAGGGGCTTCCCTTGGCTGTCACCATCTCGCTGGCATACTCCGTCAAG AAAATGATGAAGGATAACAACCTGGTGCGTCACCTGGATGCGTGTGAGACAATGGGCAATGCCACAGCCATCTGCTCTGACAAGACAGGCACACTGACCACTAACCGCATGACCGTGGTGCAGTCCCATGTGGGTGATGTCACCTACCGGGAGGTACCGGGCCCCGGAGTGCTGAGCCCAATGATACTGGACGTGCTAGTCAGCGCCATCGCCGTCAACAGCGCCTACACCACCAAGATAATG CCCCCAGACCAGGAGGGGGGTCTGCCAAAGCAGGTGGGCAATAAGACGGAGTGTGCTCTGCTGGGCTTCGTCCAGGACCTGCACAGAGACTACCAGGCTGTGAGGGATCAGATCCCTGAAGAGAAGCTCTACAAGGTTTACACCTTCAACTCTGTGCGCAAGAGCATGAGCACCGTGGTGTGCCTACCCGAGGGAGGGTTCAGGCTCTACAGCAAGGGGGCCTCTGAGATCATCCTCAAGAA gtGCACCAGTATCCTCACTGCCTCCGGGGAGCCCCGTTTATTCCACCCTCGCGATCGTGATGAGATGGTGAAGAAGGTGATTGAGCCGATGGCTTGTGAGGGTCTGCGTACGATCTGCATCGCTTACAGAGACTTCCCGGGAACGCCGGAGCCAGACTGGGACAGTGAGAGCGACATTGTGGGAGAGCTGACCTGCATCTGTGTGGTGGGGATTGAGGACCCTGTGAGGCCAGag gTCCCGGAAGCGATCAGAAAATGCCAGCGTGCAGGGATCACAGTGAGGATGGTGACTGGAGACAACATCAACACAGCGAGGGCTATCGCAGCAAAGTGTGGAATCATACAGGCAGGGGAGGAGTTCTTGTGTATCGATGGCAAGGAGTTCAACAGGAGAATCAGAAACGAGAAGGGAGAG ATTGAACAGGAGCGCATTGATAAGATTTGGCCAAAGCTGCGAGTTTTGGCACGCTCCTCACCCACTGACAAACACACCCTGGTGAAAG GTATCATTGACAGCACCGTGCTGGAGCAACGGCAGGTTGTCGCGGTAACGGGAGATGGCACCAATGACGGGCCGGCTCTGAAGAAGGCTGACGTGGGCTTTGCCATG GGTATCGCTGGCACAGACGTGGCGAAGGAGGCCTCTGACATCATCCTGACAGATGATAACTTCAGTAGCATTGTGAAGGCAGTGATGTGGGGCCGCAACGTTTACGACAGCATCTCCAAATTCCTGCAGTTCCAACTCACCGTCAATGTGGTGGCCGTCATTGTGGCTTTCACTGGGGCCTGCATCACACAG GACTCTCCCCTaaaggcagtgcagatgctctGGGTGAATCTCATCATGGACACGTTCGCCTCCCTCGCTCTCGCCACTGAGCCACCCACCGAGTCCCTGTTGCTGCGCAGACCGTACGGGAGGAACAAGCCACTCATCTCTAGGACCATGATGAAGAACATCCTGGGGCACGCTGTCTACCAGCTCACCATCATCTTCACACTGCTGTTTGTGG GTGAGCTGTTCTTCAATATCGACAGTGGTCGGAATGCCCCCCTGCACTCCCCCCCCTCGGAGCACTACACCATCATCTTCAACACCTTTGTACTGATGCAGCTCTTCAACGAGATCAACGCGCGCAAAATCCACGGTGAGAGGAACGTTTTCGACTCCATCTTCAGGAACCCCATCTTCTGCAGCATCGTGCTGGGCACCTTCTTGATGCAG gtCGTGATTGTGCAGTGGGGGGGGAAGCCCTTCAGCTGTGCACCCCTCAATGTGGAGCAGTGGCTCTGGTGCCTGTTTGTCGGAATTGGGGAGCTGCTGTGGGGGCAG CTCATCACCTCCATCCCCACCAGTCACCTGAAGTGCTTGAAAGAGGCAGGGCATGGGCCAGGCCAGGATGAGATCACAGATGATGAGCTGGCCGACGACGAGGATGAGATTGACCACgcagagagggagctgaggagaGGACAGATCCTGTGGTTCAGAGGACTGAACCGCATCCAGACACAG ATGGAGGTAGTGAGCACGTTCAAGCGGAGCGGTTCTTTCCAGGGTGCTGTGAGGCGCCGCTCCTCCGTCCTCAGTCAGCTCCATGAAGTAACCAATATTTCTACCCCCACTCACGTAGTTGTGTCTGTGGGCAATGCCACGGGCACGCCGGTCGCTGGGA